CCTGGTTGCAGTAGCGCATCAGGAGCAGCTTGAATAGAGCCATCAGGGTCATGAACGGCGTCGCCCGCTCGTGGCGGCTGAGCTCCCGCAGGCGCTCCGCCAGCTGTGGATCCAAGGAGACCAGGGAGCGCCGGCCGTTGGGGGTTTGCAGCTTCGGCCGGGGATGATCCGTGGGCAGCTCCAGCACCTGCGGCGCCTGCGCCAGATGCCGCCGCCAATACTCGAAGTGGGGCTCCAGCCAGCCCTCCTCCAGGAGCCGCCGCTGCCAAACGGCGAAGTCGGCGAATTGCAGGGTGTTCTCCGGCGGCGCCGGCGTACCGTGGAGCAGTGCGGAATAGGTCTGGCGCAGCTCCCGGAAGAAGACCTCGAGGGTGATCCAGTCGGTGACGATGTGATGCACCGTGAGCAGGAAGACAAACTCTTCCTCGCCGAGCCAGAGGATGCCGAAGCGCACCACCGGACCCTTCTCCAGATCGAAGGGAATCCAGCCCTCCCGGGCCGTCAGCTCCCGAGCCATGGGCTGCAGCTCCGGCGTGTAGACCCGGCGCAAATCGACCACCGGCAGCGGCACCTTCGACGCCGGCTGGACCACCTGCACCGGCCGGCCGTCCACCGCCGGGAAGACGGTACGCCAGCTCTCGTTGCGCCGCAGCATCTCGCTCAGACTGCGTTGCAGGATCTCAAAGCTCAGAGGCTCCTCGTGCCACAGGGGGTGGATGATGTTGTAGGCCGGGCTCAGCGGCTCCATCTGGTGCAGCAACCACAGCCGCTCCTGATCCGGCGACACCGGCCACACCTCCCCCGGTCCCCGGGGAGGAACGGGGTGGTCGAGGGGGGACCGGGAGGGTTCCGGCTCCGCCGGCTCCTGGTTTGCCCGCTGCCGCTCGAGCCGCCGTTCGAGCAACACCCGCTGCTCCGGGGTCAGCGAGTCGAGAAGATTGGGGTCCAAGGTCATGAGTCTGGCCCTCCCGATTCCGTCAGTTGCTGCTCCACCTCCTCCGGGGACAGGCCCCGGATCTCCTCCAGCAGCCGGGCTACCTCTTGCTCTCGTTCCCCCTCCACTCCCTGCAGCTGCTCCTTGAGGATGCGACCCGCCAGATCCTCCACCGTCGGGTGGTCGAAGAGCACCGTCATGGGCAGGTCGACCCCACAGAGATCGCGCATGCGGGTCACCGCCTGGATCGCCAACAGCGAGTGCCCGCCGAGCTCGAAGAAGCTGTCCTGCACCCCGATGGGCGAGAAGCCGAAGAGCTGTTGGAGCAGCTCCACCAGCTTCGTCTCCAGCTCGCTACGGGGCTCCACCCAGGGGCTCGACAGGGTCTGCCGGTCGAGGCTCGCCGGTGCGGAAGTGGACTCTCCATCCTGCGCCGCTCCCAGCAACGCCTCGGCGGTGACCTGCCGGGCGCGCCGCATCTGGCGCAGCAGGTGTTGGGGCGAGACCGCAATGCGCGGTAGGTCCGCCGCCAGCACCCGGTCGAAGGCCTCTCCGGTCTCCGTCTCCGAGATGCCGTAGCGTTCGATTTCCCGGCGGCGGCTGAGCTCCAGCTCCGAGCCGCCCCGAGGCGCCGTAGCCTCACCGACGGCCCACAGGAACGGTCCCCACTCCACCGCCGTCGCCGCCACTCCGGCAGCGGAGAGGGACTCCGCCAGCGCCGCCACGAAGGTCGCCGTGGCGCACAGATCCAGCTGTCCGAAGCCCCCCACCAGAGCCCCGGTGGAGGAGCACAGGGCCAGGAAGTCGAGCTCCTCCCCTTCCAAGGCTCTTTCCAGCGCCAAGGTCAACGCCAGGGCCCCGCGTCCCTGAGCTCCGTAGACTCCCGGCAGACGATCCGGCGGCCGCAGCTGGAGCAAACCGTCCCGAGCCGTCTCGACGCCGTGGACCACGCCGTCGAGTCGTCCCAGATGCCGGCAGCTGGCCCGCACCAGAGTCTCCAGGGAGTCGCCGTCCCAGCTTTCCATCGCCTCCACCCACAGCTCCGCTTGTTGCGCCAAGGCCGAGAGACGCTCCAGATCCGGCGTCAGAGGGTGCTGCTCCGCCATCCGCTGGGGCCACTCTTCTCGAGGCGGGAAATCCGGCGGGGCGGTGAGCACCAGCCGCGTCGCACCGCGCCGCACGAAATGCTCCGCGTGGGCCAACCCGACCCCGGCGACGCCGCCGGTGATCAAATAGCCGCCGCCCCGCCGGATCGGCAGCTCCGAGCGACCTTCCGCAGGAGCCTCGCCGGAGAGCTCCCCGGGAAGCTCCAGGGCGCGGTACCCTCGGGTCCAGCGCTGGCGCCCGCGATAAGCGACCTCCTCGTCGCCGCTCCCCGAGGCCAGCTCCGCCAGGATCTGGCGCACGCTGCGTGAGAGTTGACGAGATTTCTCTGCATCGACGGGGCCGGGATCGATGAGCGCCGTCTCCAGTCCCGGAATCTCCCGACCCAGCACCCGCGCAGCCCCCACCAGGGTGGCTTTTTCCGGCGTCGCCGCCTCCTGAGCGGTGACCGGCAGGAGCCCGTCCGCCACCACCGTCAGCCGCAGATCCTCGGGACCCTGGCGGGCGGCGAGATCTCCGAGAACCTGACCGAGACGTCCCAGGGAGCCCAAACCGAGACGTTGCCAGTGATCGAAGCTTTCGAGACCAGGGGGTGCCGTGACGTCTCCACCCCGGGCCCACAGGTGAACGATGCGCTGGGGCGGACCGCCGGCGGCGACCAGATCCGCCAGCAGGCTGCGATAGTCCTCGAGCACCTCGGGACGCAGGGAGTAGCGATGCACTCCCTCCATCCCATCGTCCGGATAGCTGCCGTATTCATCTCCGGGAACCACCACCGACACTTCGGCACCGGCCGTCGCCAACTGCTGGACCAGATCCTCCCCGAGCCGATCTTCGGCGGCGAAGACGAGCCACCTCCGGGCCGCCGAAGAGACCGCCTCGCCATCGGCGGCGGGGATCGGCGGCGAAGCGTCCCACACCGGAACCCAGAACCACTGCTCTAGAGGCAGCCGCGCCTCCTCCCGAGCCTCGTCGGCGAAGGCGTCGTCGCCCACCAGCTGGGCACCGGTGCCGGTACCGGTTGCGGGCTCGGTCCGGTCCGGGGCGTCCGCCGGCGCCGGGATCCAGAAGCTCTCGCGGTCGAAAACGTAGGTAGGCAGCCGCAGCCGGCGCCGCGGGCCGTCGTGCATGGCCGGCCAATGCACCTCGTGGCCGTCCACCCACAGGCGTCCGACGGCTTCTAGCAGACTCTGCACCTCCCCCGGCCCGGGGGCGACACCGAGCAGCGGGTGCACCCGATGGCGGTCGTCCCGGCTCGGATGCTGCTGCACCAGGGCACTGAGGGTCCGGCCCGGACCGACCTCCAAAAAGGTCCGGGGAGGACCGGTGAGGAGCTGCTCCAGCCCTTCCGAGAAGCGCACCGTGGAACGCAGGTGGCGGGCCCAATAGGCCGGATCCGTGGCCTCTTCGTCGGTGATCCAGCCGCCGGTGACGTTGGACAGGAAGGGAATCGACGGTGCCCGCAGGGGCACCTCCCGCAGCAGCGCTTCGAGAGGCTCCACCGCCGGCGCCATCATCGCCGAGTGGAAGGCGTGGGCAGCGGCCAGGGGCAGGCACTGGACCCCCTCCTCCTCCAGCTGCCGGCGAAGCTCCGCCACCGCCTCCTTCGGCCCCGCCACCACCGAGAGATGGGGACCGTTGGCGGCGGCCAGGGAAAGCTCGCCCCCCAGATACGGCAGCACCGCCTCCTCCGGCCGGGGAATCGCCAGCATCGCTCCCGCTGGCAAAGCCTCGATGAGCCGGGCCCGCGCCGCCACCAGCTCCAGGGCACGCTCCTCGGGGAACACCCCGGCCAGGCACGCCGCGGTCAGCTCGCCGACGCTGTAGCCGATCATCGCCGCGGGCTTCAGTCCCCAGCTCATCAGTAGCTTGGCCAGAGCCAGCTCGACCGCGAAGATCAGCGGCTGGGCGATGGCGGTGCGGCCGAGATCGCCGAGGTCGACCTGCCCTTCTCCGAGCCGTGGATCCCGCCAGAGCAGATCTCGCAGACCGTTCTCCGGCGCCGCCCCGGTGGCGAAGAGGAGGCCGGTGATGGAGACCCCGAGGAGCGGCTGGAGTAGCTGGTCGGCGCGGTCCAGCTCCCGCCGCAGCACCGGCTCCCGTTGGTAGAGGGCGCGTAGCTGCCCGGGCCGCTGGTCACCGATGCCCGGGAAGAGGAAAACCAGCTCCCCCGGTTCCCGGGTGCTCCCCTCCAGCCACGAGCCCGGCGACAATCGGCGGCCCGGCTCCTCATCGCCCGCAACCTCTCCGTCCCAAACCCGGGCTCGGCGGCGGGGCAAAGCCTGCCGCCCCACTTGCAGCGTATAAGCCACATCCGCCGGCGACAGATCCGGATGGGCCACCAGATGGGCTTCCAGGGCCTCACCGGCGGCGGCCAGGGAGTCGGCGGTGCGCGCTGAAAGCACCAACAAGTGCGGTCCTTCCGCAGACTCCGAAGGCCTCGGGAGGGGAGCCTCCTCGAGCACCACGTGGACATCGGTGCCGCCGAGACCGAAGGAGCTGACACCGGCCCGGCGGGCACTCCCCGCGGGGCGCGGCCAAGGCGTCAGCTCGCGGTTGACGTAGAACGGCCCGGCGCCGAAGTCGATGCGTGGATTGGGCTGCTCGAAATGCAGGCTGGGCGGGATCTCACCGTGCTCGAGGGCCAGGACGGTCTTGATCAGGCCGGCGATGCCCGCCGCCTCGTCGAGATGACCGAGGTTGGTCTTCACCGACCCCAGGGCGCAGGTCCCAGGGCCGGCGCCGGCGCCGAAGGCCTGGTTGAGAGCCGCCACCTCGATGGGATCGCCCAGGGGCGTGCCGCTGCCGTGGGCTTCCACATAACCCACCGTCGCCGCCTCCACCTGGGCCACCGCCAGCGCCTCCGCCACGGTGTGCTGCTGCCCCTCCACCCCCGGCGCGGTGTAACCGGCACGGGCGGCGCCGTCGTTGCCCGCCGCCGACCCGAGCACCACCGCCCGGATGGGGTCGCCGTCCTCCAAGGCGTCCGCCAACCGCTTGAGCACCACCACTCCCACGCCGTTGCCGCTCAGGGATCCACCAGCGGCCGCATCGAAGGCCCGGCAGTGGCCGTCCGGGGAAACCACCCCGCCCTCTTCCCACCAATACCCCTGGTCCTGGGGCAGGCTCACCGCCACCCCACCGGCCAGGGCCAGGTCGCACTCGCCGGTGAGCAGGCTCTGGCAGGCCAGATGCACTGCCAGCAACGAGGTGGAGCAGGCGCTCTGCACCACCGCCGCCACCCCCCGCAGATCCATCCGGTAGGCGGTCTGCATGGCGAGGAGATCGCGCTCGTTGAGCAGGGTCGCCTGCAGCTCGCCGATGCGTTGGGCCAGCTCGGGGTGGGCCTTCACGTGCTCGGCATAGCCGCTCTCGGCGGCGCCGGCGAAGACCGCCACCCGCTGCAGCCCGTCCCGCGCGCCATAGCCGGCGTCCTCAAAGGCCTCCCAGGCGCATTCGAGGAAGAGCCGCAGCTGAGGATCCATCACCGCCGCCTCGTTGGGGGTGAGCCCGAAGAGGGAAGGCTCGAAGCGGTCCACGCCTTCGAGAACGCCGAGGGCTGGCACATAGGCGGGATCCGTCCAGGCCTCCTCCTCGACCCCAGCAGCGCGGAGCTCCTCGGCGTCGAAGCGGTGAATCGATTCGACCCCGGCGCGCAGATTGCGCCAGAAGGCAGCCAGATCGCGAGCGCCGGGAAAGCGCCCGGACATGCCGATGACGGCGAAGCCTTCGAGCTCCGCGGAGGGGTGGGTGGTCATGATGGGTCTCCCGCAGGGATTGAATCGGTGTCGGCCGCCCGGCGGCGGCGGCGGGCTCGTTGCCGGGCCTGCTGGCGGGCGCCCTGACGGATCTCCGCCCGTTGCCGAGCCTGATCCTGGACTTCCTCGCCGCCACCGCCCTCGAGATTGCGCGCCAGCGCGGCGATGGAGGGATAGGTGAAGAGGTCCACCAGGGGGATGTCCCGCTCCAGGGTCTGGGAGAGCTGGGAAGCGAGACGGATGAGCGACAGGGAGTCCCCGCCGCTGTCGAAGAAATTGTCCTCGGCGCCCACGGCGGCGACGCCCAGCACCGCGCACCAGGGCTCCGCCAGGCGCTTCTCCAGCGCCGTGCGGGGCGGCCGGGAGGCGGCCTCGGGCCGGCCGTGGTGCGCCTGACCCAGAGCCCGGCGGTCGACCTTGCCGTGACGGGTCAGGGGCAACGCCGGCCAGGAGACGAAGTGGGCCGGCACCAGGGCCTCCGGCAGCCGCTGCCGCAGCTGCCCAGCCAGGTTCGCTGTCAGCTCCATCGGCGGCACCTCGTCGCCATCGAAGACCACGTGAGCCACCAGCCGCCGATCGCCGGCGCTCTCCCCCTGGGGCACCACCGCCGCCGCCACCACCGACGGCAGACGCCGCAGCTGGGCTTCGATCTCCCCGCACTCGATGCGCACTCCGCGCACCTTCACCTGGTCGTCCAGGCGGCCGAGGAAGTCCAGCAAGCCACCGGCGCGCCAGCAGGCGACATCGCCGGTGCGGTAGAGCCGGGCGCCGGGAGCGGCGGCGAAAGGATCCGGCAGAAAGCGGTGAGCGGTCTCGGCGGGGCGGCCTCCGTAGCCCCGGGCAAGGCCTTCCCCACCGATGAAGAGCTCGCCAGGGGCGCCCTCCGGCAGCGGCTCCAGCTCCGCTCCGAGGACGTAGACCCGGCTGCCCGCCAGCGGCCGGCCCACCGGCAGCCTGGCAGCTTCGGTCGGGGCTCGACCGGAAGAGCTTCCCCATCCCTTCGGCACCGGGTAGAGGGTCGAAGTACAGCCGGTCTCGGTGAGACCGAAGACCTGCGTCACCGGCACACCCCAATCGAGCCAGCGCTGCAAAGCTGCGAGATCCGGCGGCTCCGCCCCCAGCACCAGCCGCCGCAGGGTCGCCGGCGGCCGGCGGCCGGCGGCGGCCATCTCGTCGACCCAGACCTGCCAATAGGCCGCCGGCAGCTCCACCAGCGAAGCCCGGTGCTCGCTCATCTGCCGCTCCAGCTCGGCGGGGGCCAGCGGCCCCTGAGCTTCCGGCTGAATCACCGCCGCCCCGACGGTCCACGCGGGTAGGAGCTCCTCCAAGACGACGTCGAAAGTAGGAGCGGCGAATTGCAACCACCGATCCTCCGGCTGCAGCTCCAGAGCCTGCGCCATCTCCACGGCGAAGCGGGTGAGGGCGGCGTGG
The nucleotide sequence above comes from Acidobacteriota bacterium. Encoded proteins:
- a CDS encoding beta-ketoacyl synthase N-terminal-like domain-containing protein produces the protein MTTHPSAELEGFAVIGMSGRFPGARDLAAFWRNLRAGVESIHRFDAEELRAAGVEEEAWTDPAYVPALGVLEGVDRFEPSLFGLTPNEAAVMDPQLRLFLECAWEAFEDAGYGARDGLQRVAVFAGAAESGYAEHVKAHPELAQRIGELQATLLNERDLLAMQTAYRMDLRGVAAVVQSACSTSLLAVHLACQSLLTGECDLALAGGVAVSLPQDQGYWWEEGGVVSPDGHCRAFDAAAGGSLSGNGVGVVVLKRLADALEDGDPIRAVVLGSAAGNDGAARAGYTAPGVEGQQHTVAEALAVAQVEAATVGYVEAHGSGTPLGDPIEVAALNQAFGAGAGPGTCALGSVKTNLGHLDEAAGIAGLIKTVLALEHGEIPPSLHFEQPNPRIDFGAGPFYVNRELTPWPRPAGSARRAGVSSFGLGGTDVHVVLEEAPLPRPSESAEGPHLLVLSARTADSLAAAGEALEAHLVAHPDLSPADVAYTLQVGRQALPRRRARVWDGEVAGDEEPGRRLSPGSWLEGSTREPGELVFLFPGIGDQRPGQLRALYQREPVLRRELDRADQLLQPLLGVSITGLLFATGAAPENGLRDLLWRDPRLGEGQVDLGDLGRTAIAQPLIFAVELALAKLLMSWGLKPAAMIGYSVGELTAACLAGVFPEERALELVAARARLIEALPAGAMLAIPRPEEAVLPYLGGELSLAAANGPHLSVVAGPKEAVAELRRQLEEEGVQCLPLAAAHAFHSAMMAPAVEPLEALLREVPLRAPSIPFLSNVTGGWITDEEATDPAYWARHLRSTVRFSEGLEQLLTGPPRTFLEVGPGRTLSALVQQHPSRDDRHRVHPLLGVAPGPGEVQSLLEAVGRLWVDGHEVHWPAMHDGPRRRLRLPTYVFDRESFWIPAPADAPDRTEPATGTGTGAQLVGDDAFADEAREEARLPLEQWFWVPVWDASPPIPAADGEAVSSAARRWLVFAAEDRLGEDLVQQLATAGAEVSVVVPGDEYGSYPDDGMEGVHRYSLRPEVLEDYRSLLADLVAAGGPPQRIVHLWARGGDVTAPPGLESFDHWQRLGLGSLGRLGQVLGDLAARQGPEDLRLTVVADGLLPVTAQEAATPEKATLVGAARVLGREIPGLETALIDPGPVDAEKSRQLSRSVRQILAELASGSGDEEVAYRGRQRWTRGYRALELPGELSGEAPAEGRSELPIRRGGGYLITGGVAGVGLAHAEHFVRRGATRLVLTAPPDFPPREEWPQRMAEQHPLTPDLERLSALAQQAELWVEAMESWDGDSLETLVRASCRHLGRLDGVVHGVETARDGLLQLRPPDRLPGVYGAQGRGALALTLALERALEGEELDFLALCSSTGALVGGFGQLDLCATATFVAALAESLSAAGVAATAVEWGPFLWAVGEATAPRGGSELELSRRREIERYGISETETGEAFDRVLAADLPRIAVSPQHLLRQMRRARQVTAEALLGAAQDGESTSAPASLDRQTLSSPWVEPRSELETKLVELLQQLFGFSPIGVQDSFFELGGHSLLAIQAVTRMRDLCGVDLPMTVLFDHPTVEDLAGRILKEQLQGVEGEREQEVARLLEEIRGLSPEEVEQQLTESGGPDS